GTCGAGGCCGGGCATCAGATCGACGCGGGCCGCCACCAGGGCCGTTTCCAGGCCCGTCTGCATCGTGAACAGCGCCTCCACGCTGTCGATCTCGGGCTGCGCCTCCAGCAGTGCGCGGATCCTGGCGTCGGCCTCGGGGGCTGCGGCCTGCCCGATCAGCTGGTCGCGGGCGTCGCGTCCCAGCCGATAGGCGACGTAGACGAGGAGCCCGCCGATCGCGAGTGAGGCGGACGCCTCCCAAACGACCTGCCCGGTGATCATGTGCAGCGCCATGCCGGTGAGGGCGAGGGTCACCCCGAGCACCGCCGTGGCGTCCTCGGCGACGACCGTGCGCAGGGCGGGGTCGCGCAGGCCATCCGCCACGCCGCCCTGCCGGCCTACCTGGTACAGCGCCCGTACCAGCGACAAGCCCTCGGCCACGAAGGCGACGCCGAGCACGATCATGCCCGCCACATAGCCGCCGAACTTCTCCTCGGCGCCGCCGCGCAGAGCCTCGATGCCCTGGAAGAAGGAGAAGCAGCCGCCCATCACGAAGATGCCGACGGCCGCGAGCAGCGACCAGAAGAAGCGCTCCTTGCCGTAGCCGAAGGGATGGCGGGCATCGGCGGGGCGGCGGCTGCGGCGCAGCGCGGCCAACAGGAAGACCTCGTTCATGCTGTCCGCCACGGAGTGCGCGGCCTCCGACAGCAGCGCGGGCGAGTGGGCGACGAGGCCTCCGACGGCCTTGGCGACCGCGATGGCGAGGTTGGCTGCGAGGGCAATCAGGACCGTGACCCGGGTCCTGCGATCCGTCTTCGGTGCCTTGGGCGTCCTGCTCATTTTTCACCGACTCCCCCGGTCGATGCGGCTCACACCGTGCCATCGGCGGAAATCGGGGGACTCGGTGAGATCAAAGGAGTCGAACGAATCAAAGGAATCGAAGGACTCGACGGAATCGAAGGACTCGTGAGATCGGGAATCCGGCACAAGGCAGACGGGTATCCGCCACAGGGCCAAAGGCCACTAGGCAGAGGCGTGCGGCAGAGAGGAGCGCGGTCATGAGCGGCGGGGGCAACACCGCCTACGGGAGGAAGTCGTTCCAGCGGTCGAAGGCCCACTTCACGGACCGGATCACCACGGACGGCCGGGACGGCTGGCCGGTGGAGGCGGGCCGCTATCGTCTGGTGGTCAGCCGTGCCTGTCCGTGGGCGAGCCGGGCGGTGATCTCCCGCCGGCTGCTCGGCCTGGAGGACGCCCTGTCCCTGGCGATCGCCGACCCGATCCAGGACGACCGCAGCTGGCGCTTCACCCTCGACCCCGACGACCGCGACCCGGTGCTCGGCATCCGCTTCCTCCACGAGGCCTTCGACAGGCGGGAGAGCGACTACCCGGGCGGCGTCAGCGTCCCCGCGGTCGTGGACGTCCCCAGCGGCCGGCTCGTCACCAACGACTATCAGCGGATCACGCTCGACCTCGCCACCGAGTGGACGGCCCTGCACCGCGACGGGGCGCCCGATCTGTATCCCAGGGCGCGACGGGACGAGATCGACGCCGTGATGGCGGACGTCTACGAGGACGTCAACAACGGTGTGTACCGGACCGGCTTCGCCACCGGCCAGGACGAGTACGAGGGGGCGTGCACGCGTCTCTTCCGGCGGCTGGAGCTGCTCGCCGAACGCCTGGCCGGGCAGCGCTATCTGGTCGGCGACACGATCACCGAGGCGGACATCCGGCTGTTCACCACGCTGGTCCGCTTCGACGCCGTCTATCACGGCCACTTCAAGTGCAACCGCTGGAAGTTGACGGAGAACCAGGTCCTGTGGGCGTACGCCCGCGACCTCTACCAGACGCCCGGCTTCGGTGACACCGTCGACTTCGACCACATCAAGCGGCACTACTACCAGGTGCACAGCGGCATCAACCCGACCGGCATCGTGCCCCTCGGACCGGATCTGTCGGGTTGGCTGACGCCGCACCACCGTGAGGAGCTGGGCGGCAGTCCGTTCGGCGAGGGGACGCCGCCCGGGCCGGTTCCCGAGGCCGAGCAGGTACCGGCGCGGGGGCGGCCCTGACCGACGAAGACGAAGGAGGAGCAGGCGCACATGGCCAAGAAGAACAAGCAGAAGAAGATGACACTTCCTCTTGCCTACAAGCCCCTGGGATTCGCGCTCGGCTGGGCGAGCGGCGCGCTGGCGGGGCTCGCCTTCCGCAAGACGTGGATGGCGATACGACACGAGGAGGACGCCCCCGACGCGCTGGACCGGGACCGCGGCTGGGGCGAGATCCTGCTGGCGGCCGCGGTGCAGGGCGCCCTCTTCGCGGTGGCGCGCAGCTTGGCGGACCGCACGGGCGCGAAGGCGATCGAACGCTCGACGGGTGTGTGGCCGGTCAGCGAGAAGGGCGGGCGGGACTGAGAGCACTTACGGGAGACCGGCCGGACCGACCCTCCGGAAGACACGCCAGTACCGACCTCCGGAAGACCGGCCGGATCCGAGGCCCCGCAAGACCTGCCGGAACTCCAGAAGGCTCAGCCCTGCTTCGGCGCCGTAGGGGCGACGCGGCGCAGGGTGAAGGAGTGGCCGGCCGGGTCGGCGTAGCCGCGTTCCTCGTACGGCCCCGCCGCGTCCTTCGCCTCCAAGGGGCGGCCGCCGAGCCCGACGATCCTGCGCTCCGTCTCGTCCAGGTCCTCCACCACGAAGTCCAGGTGGGCCTGGAGGGAGTTCTCGGGGCGCGGCCAGCTCGGCGGCGTCGCGTTCATGTCGCGGCGGAACGCCAGCCGGGTGCCGTCGGCGCCCCTGATCTCCACGCGGTTGGCGGTCGCCTCCGTCTGCTCACCGTCCAGCAGTTCCCTGTAGAACAAGGCGAGCTTCTCCGGCTCGGCACAGTCGAGCACCACGAAGCCCGCTTTCACCAGTGACATGAGTCCTCCGAAAGGTCCGGGGCGCGGAACGTCCCTGTCCCGCCGCCCTGCACCCCACGGGTGTCCCGGCCAGGACCTTTCAGTCCGCCACCAGCCACTCCCCGTCCCGCATCAGCTCCCGCCCGGCGATCTCGTCGGCCTCGCGCCAGGCCTGCACCCGGTGCGGCCGGACGCGGAAGTACAGGCAGGGCGTGGCGAGTTGACGCGGATCGAAGCCGGTCCTGGCCGCGAACCGGTCGGCCACCTCCTCGGGCAGTTGAGCAGGGGCGATCGTGTCGACCGTGCCCTCGATCATGACGACGTCACGGGTCGGCCCGATACCGAGGCGCGCTCTGCCGGTCGTCCTCAGGTTCCGGCCCGTCGGGCTGTTGGACGGTGTGGCCAGCAGCAGGGTCGAGCCGTCCCAGAGGTAGGACAGCGGGACGAGATACGGCACGCCCCCGTCGACCTCGGCCGTGGCGACCCACACGTCCTCGTCGTGCTCCAGTCGGTTCAGGGTGTCCTGCTTGCGCTGCTTGGCGGGGCGTGCGGGCGGGCGGGTCATCGGGGGACGGCCTCCTGACGGGACAACGGTCGACGGACGTTTCCAGTGTGACCGGTCAGGCTTCCGGCCGACCCGGATTTCCGTCAGCCGCACCCCGGCCGCGCTCTACAGCAGGCCCACGGTCCGCGTCAGGTACGGCTCCAGCAGCGCCGCCGCCCCGGTCTCGGCGACACCGTCCAACATCAGCCTGACGCTGCCCGCCCACACGGCGGGCTCGGCGTATGCGCACCACCTCGACGACACGGGCGAGGTGCGGTCGGGAGCGCTCGCGGAGACTCGTGCAGCTATCACTTACGTCGGGGGCGCGCGAGTATACGCAGCTCAACAAGCCTGAGCAGTAACGGAGATCATGGTCCGGTTACGCGTAGATCATTTACGCTCTGGGCAGTCTCGTACCGCTTTTCGGTTCAACTTTCGCACCGCGAAGCCCAGTTCGAGTGCGCGGGCGGTCGTCGCGACCGCCCGTTCGCAGGGGCGGGGGACTCTGCGCAGCCGTCTCCCGAAAGGAAGCACATGCCTCAGGACGTCAGGTTCGACCTCCCCTTCGACACCCCCGTCAGCGAACACCTGGAGTACGCCCGAGCACGCCACCTGCGCTGGATCTGGGACATGGGCCTGGTACGCAGTCACGCCGGGTTCGAGGAGTACAAGTCGTGGGACCTGCCGCAGGCCGCCGCCCGCACCTACCCGCACGCCTCGGCGGACGACATGGTCGTCCTGATGAACTGGTTCTCCCTCGCCTTCCTCTTCGACGATCAGTTCGACGCGAACCAACCCGACCGCGCCGACCGAATAGCCGAGGTCGCGCGTGAGCTGATCATCACGCCGCTGCGCCCGGCGGGCACCCGGCCCCGGGTGGTGTGCCCGATCACCCTGGCCTGGGCGGAGGTCTGGAAGCACCTCTCGGACGGCATGCCCTTGACATGGCAGACGCGGTTCGCCGCCTCCTGGGGCCGGTTCCTCGTGGCGCACTGCGAGGAGGTCGACCTGGCCGCCCGCGGTCTGGAGGGGACGCTGGGGCTCGACGAGTACGCGATCTTCCGGCGCCGTACGGTCGGCATCCACCACAGCATCGACGCGGGTGAGCGCAGTCGCCGCTTCGTGGTGCCCGCGCAGGTGATGGCGCATCCGCTGATGGAGCGGATGCGGGACCTCGCCGCCGACACCATCGGCTTCATGAACGACATCCACTCCTTCGAGCGCGAGAAGCGCCGGGGCGACGGACACAACCTGATCGCCGTGCTGCACCGGGAGCGGCGCTGCTCGTGGGAGGAGGCGGCCGACGAGGCGTACCGGATGACGGTCGCGTGCCTGGACGAGTACCTCGAACTGGAGGCGAGCGTCCCGCAGATGTGCGACGAGCTGGGCCTCGACGCCAGAGGCCGCGAGCAGGTGCGGATGGGCGTGGAGGCCATCCAGCACTGGATCAACGGCAACTACGAGTGGGCGCTGGTGTCGGGCCGTTACAGCGCGGCCAAGGACGGCCCCGCGGCCGCCGCCGAGCTGTCGGGCCGGGGTTCCGTGGACGACCTGCTGGCGGTGTGAGCCAGGCGTGTGGAACTGCGCCGCCGCCCGGCCGGAGCAAACCGGCCGGACGGCTCGCTTGTGCGCCTGTTCGTGCGCCTATACG
Above is a window of Streptomyces sp. DT2A-34 DNA encoding:
- a CDS encoding VOC family protein — protein: MSLVKAGFVVLDCAEPEKLALFYRELLDGEQTEATANRVEIRGADGTRLAFRRDMNATPPSWPRPENSLQAHLDFVVEDLDETERRIVGLGGRPLEAKDAAGPYEERGYADPAGHSFTLRRVAPTAPKQG
- a CDS encoding glutathione S-transferase family protein, with protein sequence MSGGGNTAYGRKSFQRSKAHFTDRITTDGRDGWPVEAGRYRLVVSRACPWASRAVISRRLLGLEDALSLAIADPIQDDRSWRFTLDPDDRDPVLGIRFLHEAFDRRESDYPGGVSVPAVVDVPSGRLVTNDYQRITLDLATEWTALHRDGAPDLYPRARRDEIDAVMADVYEDVNNGVYRTGFATGQDEYEGACTRLFRRLELLAERLAGQRYLVGDTITEADIRLFTTLVRFDAVYHGHFKCNRWKLTENQVLWAYARDLYQTPGFGDTVDFDHIKRHYYQVHSGINPTGIVPLGPDLSGWLTPHHREELGGSPFGEGTPPGPVPEAEQVPARGRP
- a CDS encoding cation diffusion facilitator family transporter; this translates as MSRTPKAPKTDRRTRVTVLIALAANLAIAVAKAVGGLVAHSPALLSEAAHSVADSMNEVFLLAALRRSRRPADARHPFGYGKERFFWSLLAAVGIFVMGGCFSFFQGIEALRGGAEEKFGGYVAGMIVLGVAFVAEGLSLVRALYQVGRQGGVADGLRDPALRTVVAEDATAVLGVTLALTGMALHMITGQVVWEASASLAIGGLLVYVAYRLGRDARDQLIGQAAAPEADARIRALLEAQPEIDSVEALFTMQTGLETALVAARVDLMPGLDSERVEEVAVRIKRSIAHTVAEADQIFLDVTERSAHEAQGSPAATGERGGA
- a CDS encoding DUF4235 domain-containing protein, yielding MAKKNKQKKMTLPLAYKPLGFALGWASGALAGLAFRKTWMAIRHEEDAPDALDRDRGWGEILLAAAVQGALFAVARSLADRTGAKAIERSTGVWPVSEKGGRD
- a CDS encoding pyridoxamine 5'-phosphate oxidase family protein, which encodes MTRPPARPAKQRKQDTLNRLEHDEDVWVATAEVDGGVPYLVPLSYLWDGSTLLLATPSNSPTGRNLRTTGRARLGIGPTRDVVMIEGTVDTIAPAQLPEEVADRFAARTGFDPRQLATPCLYFRVRPHRVQAWREADEIAGRELMRDGEWLVAD
- a CDS encoding 7-epi-alpha-eudesmol synthase, producing MPQDVRFDLPFDTPVSEHLEYARARHLRWIWDMGLVRSHAGFEEYKSWDLPQAAARTYPHASADDMVVLMNWFSLAFLFDDQFDANQPDRADRIAEVARELIITPLRPAGTRPRVVCPITLAWAEVWKHLSDGMPLTWQTRFAASWGRFLVAHCEEVDLAARGLEGTLGLDEYAIFRRRTVGIHHSIDAGERSRRFVVPAQVMAHPLMERMRDLAADTIGFMNDIHSFEREKRRGDGHNLIAVLHRERRCSWEEAADEAYRMTVACLDEYLELEASVPQMCDELGLDARGREQVRMGVEAIQHWINGNYEWALVSGRYSAAKDGPAAAAELSGRGSVDDLLAV